The Algoriphagus sanaruensis genome window below encodes:
- a CDS encoding alpha/beta fold hydrolase: MLYYKQFIHSESKEWIVLIHGAGGSSAVWHKQLRDFQKDFNLLLIDLRGHGKSTDLAQKIWKQEYTFEAVTADIIEVLDHLQIPPAHFMGVSLGTILARQLAEMQPQRVKSLVMAGAVTRLTFQSRVLVVLGNATKRIIPYMWLYKLFAFIIMPRKQHAESRNLFIREAQKLCQKEFIRWFKLTKDINPLLRYFKEKELPIPTLYIMGDQDVMFLEPVKYLVKKHKNSFLEILERCGHVVNVEQPEKFNTLSLAFIKNQTNSIFAIQ; the protein is encoded by the coding sequence ATGTTGTATTATAAACAGTTTATTCATTCGGAAAGTAAAGAATGGATCGTGTTGATACACGGTGCAGGAGGTTCTTCTGCGGTATGGCATAAGCAGCTTCGTGACTTTCAGAAAGATTTTAATCTGCTTTTGATTGATCTCAGAGGCCATGGTAAATCCACAGATCTCGCTCAGAAAATTTGGAAACAGGAATACACCTTTGAGGCAGTTACTGCGGATATAATTGAGGTACTTGATCATCTTCAAATCCCCCCTGCCCACTTTATGGGAGTTTCCTTGGGGACTATTTTAGCTAGACAGCTCGCCGAAATGCAGCCTCAACGTGTCAAATCACTTGTCATGGCCGGAGCAGTTACCCGACTTACCTTTCAAAGTAGGGTATTGGTGGTTTTGGGAAATGCCACCAAAAGGATCATTCCCTACATGTGGCTGTACAAGCTTTTTGCTTTTATCATAATGCCTAGAAAACAGCATGCAGAGTCCCGAAATTTATTTATTCGAGAAGCTCAAAAACTCTGTCAAAAAGAGTTTATCCGCTGGTTTAAACTCACCAAGGACATTAATCCACTGCTTCGGTATTTTAAAGAAAAGGAACTACCGATTCCCACTTTGTACATCATGGGAGACCAAGATGTGATGTTTTTGGAGCCAGTAAAATACTTAGTCAAAAAACATAAAAATTCCTTTTTGGAAATATTAGAACGCTGTGGACATGTGGTAAATGTCGAGCAGCCTGAAAAGTTTAATACTCTCTCTCTTGCCTTTATTAAAAACCAAACTAACTCGATTTTCGCTATTCAATGA
- a CDS encoding TonB-dependent receptor produces the protein MRQNLRFIIGCFVVLFLGLGFAEAQVTTSSMQGVVVDSKGETLPGANVVAVHEPSGTRYGAVTNLEGRFNLPNLRIGGPYTVQVSFIGYATQSYSGIILRLGEPYGINVTLRDDSTELNEVVITGNKSSEFDSNRTGTATNVNNQQLSNLPQINRSVTEFTRLTPQASGNSFAGRDARYNNFQVDGANFNNGFGLSSNPLPGGNSQPISLDAIEEISVNIAPFDVTQSGFTGAGINAVTRSGTNTFKGSAYYFLKNQDLQGKKIGDNELQPVDAATKNFGFRLGGPIIKNKLFFFANVEREENTGGNASGVNLWRPSTNGIADPENNIARTTVSDLEAVRNHLINVWGYDPGRYEGYASEALDYSTKVLGRIDWNINSKHKLAVRYNQVVGISNQLANGSSGPRPRSSTNRVSQNSITFENGNYGFENSVRSVTAELNSYFSNTVSNQFLATYSRIRDRRTTPSDQIFPFVDIWDGDPNGNNYMSFGTELFSYNNEVINDNYSFINNLTYIKGKHTFTAGAAFEIQKFGNSFVRAGTSYYRYLSVEDFLTTGTANEVAPIMFALTYPYEGQETYARVNFGLGSLYFQDRFQATDKLALTYGVRAELPVYLNKLTPNESINDLTFLDVNGDPKNYDSGAWPKSRLMVSPRVGFNYDVNGDRSLVIRGGSGAFSGRVPFVWLTNMPTGAGVLQNNVEPGSYSQIASWIGNVTFQPQDIYYYVKNPPAGAENVFISNPRAGAPSSFALVDDEFRMPMVWRSSLGADYSIPNTPLLLTTDILYTRDINGVFQYGANRATSPTKMNYAGDTREVVLPGTSVAYNSALGANNSQVLTNTTLKGNAFSATVGLSFLNVKGLTGSVYYTYSAAKEVSANAGSSASSAWGASPNINNPNDQRLWTSNFAIPHRVMANLSYKLEYGKLATTFGVYYNGAHQGRFSYTYSNDFNGDGINADLIFLPVNSSELNFVDILSSGNVVFTAQEQRQAFDKFVADNGLEKYRGQYLPRNEFLLPWLNRFDVRILQDIFTNIGENKNTLQLSLDIVNFGNLLKSDWGIQQNLNNGQNLLTRSGNVTTAPNLIMNRVSNQLPLTPFQNASGFGTTWSMQFGVRYIFN, from the coding sequence ATGAGGCAAAATTTACGATTCATTATCGGTTGCTTTGTGGTCCTTTTCTTAGGATTGGGATTTGCTGAAGCACAGGTAACCACTAGCTCCATGCAAGGTGTGGTGGTTGACAGTAAGGGTGAGACCTTACCTGGTGCAAACGTAGTTGCTGTGCACGAACCATCTGGCACACGATACGGAGCAGTAACCAATTTAGAAGGACGTTTTAACCTTCCAAACTTGAGAATCGGTGGTCCTTACACCGTTCAAGTAAGTTTCATCGGTTATGCGACTCAGTCTTACAGCGGAATTATCCTAAGATTGGGTGAACCTTATGGTATTAACGTGACCTTAAGAGATGACAGTACTGAATTGAATGAGGTGGTAATCACAGGAAATAAATCCTCTGAATTTGACTCAAACCGTACAGGTACTGCTACAAACGTTAACAATCAGCAGCTTTCTAACTTACCTCAAATCAACCGAAGTGTAACTGAATTCACTCGATTGACTCCTCAGGCTAGTGGTAATTCATTTGCTGGTAGAGATGCTCGTTACAACAACTTCCAAGTTGATGGTGCAAACTTTAACAACGGATTTGGATTGAGCAGCAACCCACTTCCAGGTGGAAATTCTCAGCCAATCTCTTTGGATGCAATCGAAGAAATTTCTGTAAACATTGCTCCATTTGATGTAACCCAGTCTGGCTTTACAGGTGCTGGTATCAACGCAGTAACGAGATCTGGTACAAATACCTTCAAAGGTTCTGCCTACTACTTTTTGAAAAATCAGGATCTTCAGGGTAAGAAAATTGGAGATAATGAATTGCAGCCAGTGGATGCAGCTACTAAAAACTTTGGTTTTAGACTTGGTGGTCCAATCATTAAGAACAAATTGTTCTTCTTCGCAAACGTAGAAAGAGAAGAAAATACAGGTGGAAACGCATCTGGGGTGAACCTTTGGAGACCTTCTACCAACGGTATCGCCGATCCTGAAAACAATATCGCTCGAACTACAGTCTCAGATCTTGAGGCAGTAAGAAATCACTTGATCAATGTTTGGGGATATGACCCAGGCAGATACGAAGGATATGCAAGTGAAGCACTTGATTACAGCACCAAAGTATTGGGTAGAATTGACTGGAATATCAATAGCAAGCATAAACTTGCAGTCCGTTACAACCAAGTAGTTGGTATCTCCAATCAATTGGCTAACGGTTCTTCTGGACCTAGACCAAGATCTAGCACAAACCGAGTTTCTCAAAACTCCATCACGTTTGAAAATGGAAACTATGGTTTCGAAAACTCAGTTCGCTCAGTTACAGCTGAATTGAACAGCTACTTCTCAAATACTGTTTCTAACCAGTTTTTGGCTACTTATTCTAGAATCAGAGATAGAAGAACAACTCCTAGTGATCAAATTTTCCCATTCGTAGACATTTGGGATGGAGATCCAAACGGAAACAACTACATGAGTTTTGGTACTGAATTGTTCTCTTACAACAATGAAGTAATCAACGATAACTATTCATTCATTAACAACTTGACTTACATCAAAGGCAAGCACACCTTCACTGCTGGTGCTGCTTTTGAAATCCAAAAATTTGGTAACTCCTTCGTTCGTGCTGGTACTTCCTACTACAGATATTTGTCTGTTGAAGACTTCTTGACTACTGGTACGGCTAATGAAGTTGCACCTATCATGTTTGCTTTGACTTATCCATACGAGGGTCAAGAAACATATGCTCGAGTTAACTTCGGTCTTGGTTCACTTTATTTCCAAGATAGATTCCAAGCCACTGATAAATTGGCTTTGACTTACGGTGTACGTGCTGAGTTGCCAGTTTATTTGAATAAGCTTACTCCAAATGAGTCAATCAATGACCTTACTTTCTTGGATGTAAATGGCGACCCTAAAAATTATGACTCAGGTGCATGGCCTAAGTCTCGATTGATGGTTTCTCCTCGAGTAGGTTTTAACTATGACGTAAATGGTGACCGTAGCTTGGTAATCCGAGGTGGTTCTGGAGCATTTTCTGGTCGAGTTCCTTTTGTTTGGTTGACTAACATGCCAACTGGTGCTGGTGTATTGCAGAATAACGTAGAACCAGGAAGCTATAGCCAAATCGCAAGCTGGATTGGAAACGTTACCTTCCAGCCACAAGACATTTATTACTATGTGAAGAATCCACCTGCTGGTGCAGAAAACGTATTTATCTCTAATCCTAGAGCAGGTGCTCCAAGTTCATTTGCACTAGTAGATGATGAGTTTAGAATGCCGATGGTATGGAGATCAAGCTTGGGTGCAGACTATTCAATTCCAAACACTCCACTCCTTTTGACCACTGACATCCTTTACACAAGAGATATCAATGGTGTATTCCAATATGGAGCAAACCGAGCTACTTCACCTACTAAAATGAACTATGCGGGTGATACTCGTGAGGTTGTTTTACCAGGTACTTCAGTTGCTTACAACTCTGCTTTAGGTGCTAATAACTCTCAAGTATTGACTAACACTACCTTGAAAGGGAATGCATTTAGTGCTACGGTTGGATTGTCTTTCTTGAACGTGAAAGGTTTGACTGGATCGGTATACTATACTTATTCAGCTGCTAAAGAAGTATCTGCCAACGCTGGATCTTCTGCAAGCTCTGCTTGGGGTGCATCGCCAAACATCAACAATCCAAACGATCAGAGACTGTGGACCTCAAACTTTGCAATCCCTCACCGAGTGATGGCAAACTTGAGCTACAAACTTGAGTATGGTAAGTTGGCGACCACTTTTGGTGTGTATTACAATGGTGCACATCAAGGCAGATTCTCCTACACGTATAGCAATGACTTCAATGGAGATGGTATCAATGCTGATTTGATCTTCCTTCCAGTGAATTCTTCTGAATTGAACTTTGTGGACATCCTTTCAAGCGGTAATGTAGTCTTCACTGCTCAGGAGCAAAGACAAGCGTTTGACAAGTTTGTGGCAGACAACGGTTTGGAAAAATACAGAGGTCAATACCTTCCAAGAAACGAGTTCTTGCTTCCTTGGTTGAACCGATTCGACGTAAGAATATTGCAAGACATCTTCACCAATATCGGAGAAAACAAAAATACCCTTCAGCTTTCTTTGGATATCGTGAACTTTGGAAACTTGTTGAAATCTGATTGGGGAATTCAGCAGAATCTGAACAATGGACAAAACTTGTTGACCAGATCTGGAAACGTAACTACCGCTCCAAACTTGATCATGAACAGAGTTTCTAACCAGCTTCCATTGACTCCATTCCAAAATGCATCTGGTTTTGGAACTACTTGGAGCATGCAGTTCGGTGTGAGATATATCTTCAATTAA
- a CDS encoding lysoplasmalogenase — translation MRDRNIIWLYVFLAATIADLTFMISGENFNRFFSKPLILLGLILYFFRISRTISSTILTKSILGALIFSWLGDILLLWPKLFVYGLGSFLIAHICYIIGFRLAQNSDQFRKPDFIKSFFYNLPIYLGASLVFYFINPGLGSLKIPVIAYILVIVGMVATARDRFKKCNPSSFWQVMIGASLFFISDGIIAISKFYHDFAEAGILIMGTYATAQLLIVMGIRSYLIAQK, via the coding sequence TTGAGAGATCGAAATATTATCTGGCTTTATGTGTTTTTGGCAGCAACTATCGCCGACCTTACGTTTATGATTTCAGGGGAAAATTTTAATCGGTTTTTTTCAAAACCGCTGATTCTTTTGGGTCTAATCCTTTACTTTTTTAGAATTTCCAGAACAATCTCCTCCACCATCCTTACAAAATCGATACTTGGAGCTTTGATTTTTTCATGGCTTGGAGACATCCTGCTTCTTTGGCCAAAGCTTTTTGTCTATGGCTTAGGATCTTTTCTTATCGCCCATATTTGCTATATCATCGGATTTAGACTTGCTCAAAATTCAGATCAATTTCGAAAACCTGATTTTATCAAATCCTTTTTCTACAATCTCCCTATCTACCTCGGAGCTTCCCTAGTTTTTTATTTTATAAATCCCGGGCTTGGCAGCCTAAAAATCCCAGTTATCGCATACATTCTCGTTATTGTCGGGATGGTAGCTACTGCGAGAGATCGCTTCAAAAAGTGTAATCCTAGTTCCTTTTGGCAAGTAATGATTGGCGCTAGTTTATTTTTTATTTCGGATGGAATCATCGCCATCAGTAAATTTTACCATGACTTTGCTGAAGCCGGAATTTTAATAATGGGCACTTATGCAACTGCCCAGCTATTGATCGTGATGGGAATTCGTTCCTATCTGATTGCGCAGAAATAA
- the aspS gene encoding aspartate--tRNA ligase, translating to MLRSHTCGELRLDHVNQEVTLAGWVQRVRNKGGLIWVDLRDRYGVTQLIFEEGSTDKSLLDKAAQLGREFVIQAQGVVIERTSKNDKMPTGAIEIKVSSLEVLNAAKVPPFIIEDETDGGDELRMKYRYLDLRRNVVREKLQLRHRMMQETRRYMDGQNFIEVETPVLIKSTPEGARDFVVPSRVNPGEFYALPQSPQTFKQLLMVSGFDRYFQIVKCFRDEDLRADRQPEFTQIDCEMAFVSQEDILNTFEGLVKHLFSSVKGIDLGQVDHMTFADAMRFYGNDKPDLRFDMKFVELNEVAQGKGFSIFDQAELVVGICAKGAAEYTRKQIDELTDWVKRPQIGAKGLVYIRFNADGTLKSSVDKFYSPEDLQQIANKFSAAPGDLMLILSGDAKSVRKQLSELRLKMGEDLGLRDRNVFKPLWVVDFPLLEWDDESQRFHAMHHPFTSPKREDIALLDTDPGAVRANAYDLVINGVEVGGGSIRIHDRATQQLMFKHLGFTDEEAQKQFGFLMEAFEYGAPPHGGIAFGFDRLCAIFGGSDSIRDYIAFPKNNSGRDVMIDSPSTISEDQLQELSIQVALRK from the coding sequence ATGTTGAGAAGCCATACATGCGGCGAACTTCGCCTTGATCATGTAAATCAAGAAGTAACTTTAGCTGGCTGGGTTCAGCGAGTAAGAAATAAAGGAGGGTTGATTTGGGTCGACCTTCGAGATCGATATGGAGTTACCCAATTGATTTTTGAGGAAGGAAGTACCGACAAAAGCTTGTTGGATAAGGCAGCTCAATTAGGTCGGGAGTTTGTGATTCAAGCCCAAGGCGTAGTTATTGAGCGGACTTCAAAGAACGACAAAATGCCTACAGGGGCAATTGAAATTAAAGTTTCAAGCCTGGAAGTCCTCAACGCTGCCAAAGTCCCTCCATTTATTATTGAGGATGAAACAGATGGGGGAGATGAGCTAAGAATGAAATATCGCTATCTCGATCTTCGGAGAAATGTGGTTCGTGAAAAACTCCAATTGCGTCATCGCATGATGCAGGAAACAAGGAGATACATGGATGGACAAAACTTCATCGAGGTAGAAACTCCTGTGTTAATCAAGTCTACTCCCGAAGGTGCCCGTGATTTTGTTGTGCCAAGTCGGGTAAATCCGGGAGAATTTTATGCACTCCCACAATCTCCTCAGACATTTAAGCAATTATTGATGGTCAGTGGTTTTGACCGATATTTTCAGATTGTAAAATGTTTCCGAGATGAAGATTTAAGAGCTGATAGACAGCCTGAGTTTACTCAGATTGACTGTGAAATGGCCTTTGTTTCTCAAGAGGACATTTTAAATACGTTTGAAGGATTGGTGAAACATTTGTTTTCATCTGTCAAGGGGATTGATTTGGGCCAGGTAGATCACATGACCTTTGCTGATGCCATGAGATTTTATGGCAACGATAAACCTGATTTAAGATTTGATATGAAATTTGTCGAACTTAATGAGGTAGCCCAAGGCAAGGGTTTTTCAATTTTTGATCAGGCTGAGCTAGTCGTTGGGATCTGTGCAAAAGGAGCCGCTGAGTATACTAGAAAACAAATCGATGAGCTTACTGATTGGGTTAAAAGGCCTCAGATCGGTGCTAAAGGGCTTGTTTACATTCGATTTAATGCTGATGGGACTTTAAAGTCAAGTGTAGATAAATTCTATTCCCCGGAAGATTTGCAACAAATAGCAAATAAATTCAGTGCAGCACCTGGTGACTTGATGCTTATACTTAGTGGCGATGCTAAATCAGTCCGCAAACAACTTTCTGAACTTCGACTCAAAATGGGCGAAGATCTCGGACTTCGTGATCGGAATGTATTCAAACCACTTTGGGTAGTGGACTTCCCATTACTCGAATGGGATGATGAATCCCAGCGATTCCATGCCATGCATCATCCATTTACCTCTCCAAAGCGTGAGGATATTGCACTTTTGGATACTGATCCAGGGGCTGTACGAGCAAATGCGTATGATTTGGTGATTAATGGGGTAGAAGTGGGAGGAGGATCTATCCGAATCCATGATCGAGCTACTCAGCAGCTCATGTTTAAACACCTTGGATTCACGGACGAGGAAGCACAAAAGCAATTCGGGTTTCTAATGGAGGCTTTTGAATATGGAGCTCCTCCTCACGGAGGAATTGCATTTGGCTTTGATCGACTTTGTGCCATCTTCGGAGGTTCTGATTCAATCCGAGATTACATCGCTTTCCCAAAAAACAACTCTGGTAGGGATGTGATGATTGATTCTCCAAGTACAATTTCAGAGGATCAACTTCAAGAACTTTCGATCCAAGTAGCATTGAGAAAATAA